One part of the Vibrio palustris genome encodes these proteins:
- a CDS encoding TonB-dependent siderophore receptor, with product MENRQSGQQSLRESRRAIQILLCFVPIFSYSGAIYAQTEDSSQTEQAHRVNTITVYGLPASSDADTTVAQEMWVGGKVATDVLDTPALVSIITEKEVNQRNATTTEEVLQYSPGLVTDYYGSDDRNDYFKIRGFQATTYRDGMTLGSMRGVREDPYAYERVEVIRGANSTLFGPADPGGSVNFVSKRPKFERFGNSYVSYGSFDHKEMGLDFGDTLNDSGTVAYRLTTKVKDSDLQYDHSKDNSQLIMGGLTWQPSVSTTATLVVDYLGRDSTPNSGGYPIDRKYDRDDFFGEPNYNKHDVDRTNITAQLSHHFDNGLSLSGNIRYSKLSDDFGYVYLTDSKSRTGSVIPRAYFGTDTSSEQFIGNTMLEYATSFARLDSSTLVGLEYRDSSTQDSSVYGVASRIDLENPTYRGKPTLGAPYSKNDQDATTKSVFLQQNLSLDDRYIVTLGIRHDYMNLSNRDLTGVKKSDNFSETSLRGAFTIKIDQEWSTYISQVESVAPPTIGVKPERGEQVELGVKYAPLDMNALFSAAVYDLKKDDVNMSIVQDNGTIKQETIGETRVRGLDFEMKAELTDEFSLIGGYSYMKSEVIRGSTSTGKVLDDNEFVTAPNNTASLWGYYTLPNKTMDVGLGARYVGSYYFDADNTEKSDATTLFDFAFAYRMSKAVNLTFNVHNLTDKQAVVGSGTANYYTPSRSFNASLNYSW from the coding sequence ATGGAAAATAGACAAAGTGGTCAACAGTCGCTTAGGGAAAGTCGTCGTGCTATTCAAATACTGTTGTGTTTTGTGCCTATTTTTTCTTATTCAGGTGCTATTTATGCACAAACGGAAGACAGCTCACAAACAGAGCAGGCGCATCGAGTGAATACGATTACGGTGTATGGTTTACCTGCTTCCTCTGATGCAGATACTACCGTTGCGCAAGAGATGTGGGTGGGAGGAAAGGTTGCCACCGATGTGTTAGACACACCCGCTTTAGTGTCGATCATTACCGAAAAAGAAGTAAACCAGAGAAACGCGACGACCACAGAAGAAGTATTGCAGTATTCACCAGGTTTGGTCACAGATTATTATGGTTCGGATGATCGTAATGATTACTTTAAGATTCGCGGTTTTCAGGCGACGACGTATCGAGATGGTATGACGCTAGGCTCGATGCGCGGAGTACGTGAAGATCCTTATGCCTACGAGCGTGTTGAAGTGATCCGTGGTGCTAACTCAACATTGTTTGGTCCTGCGGATCCGGGAGGATCGGTTAATTTTGTTAGTAAACGACCTAAGTTTGAACGCTTTGGCAATAGCTATGTGTCTTACGGTTCGTTTGATCATAAAGAAATGGGATTAGATTTTGGTGATACGTTAAATGACTCTGGTACAGTCGCTTATCGTTTGACGACGAAAGTGAAAGATAGCGATCTGCAATACGATCATTCCAAAGATAATTCTCAACTGATTATGGGAGGGCTGACGTGGCAGCCTTCAGTCAGCACTACAGCGACATTAGTGGTGGATTATTTAGGCCGTGATAGCACACCCAATAGTGGCGGCTATCCAATTGATCGCAAGTATGATCGGGATGACTTTTTTGGTGAGCCAAATTACAACAAGCATGACGTGGATAGAACCAATATTACCGCGCAGCTCTCTCATCATTTTGATAATGGCCTCTCCTTGAGTGGCAATATACGCTATAGCAAGTTAAGCGATGATTTTGGGTATGTGTATTTGACGGATTCGAAAAGCCGAACAGGCAGTGTGATACCGCGTGCTTACTTTGGTACTGACACGTCTTCAGAGCAATTTATCGGTAACACCATGTTGGAATATGCGACCAGTTTTGCGCGGCTCGATAGTAGCACCTTGGTGGGTTTGGAATACCGTGATTCATCGACACAAGATAGCTCGGTATATGGCGTGGCGAGCCGTATTGATCTTGAGAATCCAACATATCGTGGTAAGCCAACTCTGGGCGCGCCATACAGTAAAAATGATCAGGATGCGACGACCAAGTCAGTGTTCTTGCAGCAAAACTTATCACTGGACGATCGTTATATTGTGACGCTCGGCATTCGCCATGATTATATGAATCTTTCTAATCGCGACTTAACGGGCGTGAAGAAGAGCGATAATTTCTCGGAAACATCGCTACGTGGTGCGTTTACGATTAAAATTGATCAGGAGTGGTCAACTTATATTAGCCAAGTCGAGTCAGTGGCGCCGCCCACCATTGGCGTAAAACCAGAACGTGGCGAGCAGGTTGAATTAGGAGTGAAATACGCGCCGTTAGATATGAATGCGTTATTCTCTGCCGCTGTTTATGATCTGAAAAAAGACGACGTTAATATGTCGATTGTTCAAGATAACGGGACGATCAAGCAAGAAACCATTGGTGAGACGCGCGTTCGCGGATTGGATTTTGAGATGAAGGCAGAACTGACCGATGAGTTCAGCTTAATCGGTGGGTATTCCTATATGAAGTCTGAGGTGATCCGTGGGAGTACAAGTACAGGGAAAGTGCTTGATGATAACGAGTTTGTAACAGCACCAAATAATACGGCTTCACTGTGGGGCTACTATACCTTACCGAATAAAACCATGGATGTGGGGTTAGGTGCGCGCTATGTCGGAAGTTATTACTTTGATGCAGACAACACAGAGAAAAGTGATGCGACCACACTGTTTGATTTTGCGTTTGCTTATCGTATGTCTAAAGCGGTTAATCTGACCTTCAATGTACATAACTTAACGGATAAACAAGCCGTCGTTGGCTCTGGCACCGCTAACTATTACACGCCGAGTCGTTCGTTTAATGCCAGCTTGAATTATTCTTGGTAA
- a CDS encoding DMT family transporter, which translates to MTILMIMLAVIGGALLSIQAAVNGQLGNKVGVFRCAFLTFSIGALVTALLIFYFDKGHDLTLMDMPKWQLLGAMCGVPYIVIMVFAVQRIGVAVSTVAVIFGQLLMSMLIDNFGWLNNQELPFSINRIAAVVCLGIALYFIYSSNQESQESDS; encoded by the coding sequence ATGACGATTTTAATGATTATGCTCGCCGTGATCGGTGGTGCATTATTAAGTATTCAAGCGGCTGTTAACGGTCAATTAGGTAATAAAGTCGGTGTATTCCGCTGTGCTTTCCTTACTTTTTCAATCGGGGCACTGGTTACCGCGTTACTGATTTTTTACTTTGACAAAGGCCACGATCTGACCTTGATGGATATGCCTAAATGGCAACTGTTGGGTGCCATGTGTGGTGTGCCTTATATAGTAATCATGGTCTTTGCAGTGCAACGTATTGGCGTCGCAGTCTCTACTGTCGCTGTGATTTTCGGCCAGCTGTTAATGAGTATGTTAATTGATAACTTTGGTTGGCTTAACAACCAAGAATTACCGTTTTCTATTAACCGGATTGCGGCAGTTGTCTGTCTAGGTATTGCGCTTTACTTTATTTATTCAAGTAATCAAGAATCGCAAGAATCTGACAGCTAA